Proteins encoded by one window of Martelella endophytica:
- a CDS encoding DUF1413 domain-containing protein codes for MLDEDEIANRLLALEHGEFHFPTLYGKGWNRLYIGDKVKIGREFLNAVRKGKFPGIEDTGRKKGGGRVYLKRG; via the coding sequence ATGCTGGATGAAGACGAAATCGCAAACCGACTGCTGGCGCTCGAGCATGGCGAATTTCACTTTCCGACGCTCTATGGCAAAGGTTGGAACCGCCTCTATATCGGCGACAAGGTGAAGATCGGCCGGGAATTCCTGAATGCCGTGCGCAAGGGCAAATTCCCCGGCATCGAAGACACCGGCCGCAAGAAGGGCGGCGGCCGGGTCTATCTCAAGCGCGG